GGAAAAGAAGGGAGGAGTGCGCAGAGCGGCAAGCGCCCGTGCCCCTGGGGCTCACGGGGGTGGGACGCTCCGGAGCGCTGCGCTCCGGAGCGTCCTGATCCTATCAGTTGGGAATATAGGCGTTGATGGTGGCGGCCCCGGCCTCGTGCGCCCGGAAGTACAGACGCAGCTCGCCGGCTTCATCCAGATCGAAGCGGGATTCCTCCAGCAGGCCGTTAGCGGCGGCCGTCAGCAGAGCGGTCAGCATATCGGCCTTGTTGTATGCCCGAAAGGAGCCGTACTCAGCGGCCAGAGCGGCCAATACATCCTCTGGGCAGGCCTCTTCCACGGTTGTCATGTATTTAAGGATGGCAAAGTTCAGCGGCCTTTTCATACCCTATCCCTTCCTTTTGAAAAAATCTACCGGGTTTACCGCGATGGTAAAGATGCCCACCACCATGACCACCGCCGCCAGCCAGGCGATGGGGGCCAGGGCATAGCCGTCGATGCCGAACCAGAGCCCCAGCACCAGCCAGCAGAAAAAGGGGCCCCAGAAGGAAAAGGCTCCGTTGCAGGACATGCCCAAAGCCGTGCCGCACATGGCGTTGCCCTTGTACCAGAGCATAAAGGCGAAATACGCGCCAAAACCGGCTACCGCAAACCAGGGCATGGCCTGGGTGTCGGTAAAGGCCGTGCGCACCATGGTAAAGGCGTCGGCCCCGCCGAACATGGCAAAAAGCGGCACCAGCACCAACAGATTGGTCAGTCCAGACGTAACCTGACGGATGGTGATACCGATTTCCGGGTCCACCATGGAGGTGGCGTAACCGCCCACGCAGCCCTCAAGCCCCCAGCCAAAGGCGGCCAAAAAGCCAAACATCAGCCCAAGAAAAAGATTGGGGGGCGCGTTGTCGGCAAGCCCTGTGCTGCCGATCATGGCGCTGGCCGCAAAACAGATGAAAATGCCCAGCACCATGCGGGGGGTCAGGGGCTGCTTGTACAGAAAACGGCTCAAAATGGCCCCGATGGCCGGACACAGCGCGGCTGATGGGCACGATGATGGAACCGGCGCTCTGCAGCCCCAGCACGTAGCAGGTGCTGGCCAGGGGCCCCCCGATGACGGCGGCGCCAATAAGCACCGCGCCGGGCTTAGTGGTGATGCTGCGGGCAAAATCCCCCAGCTTTCCCTTAAATCCGGCAATGAGCAACGCCCAGATGGCACTGCAGGTATCTGTAGTGGCCGCCCCCAACGCGCCCAGCAAAAACATTTTGGCAAAATCGGAAAGCCCGGAATTTTCCCCATACCATACCGCCCATACGCCCATAGTCATGGCCAGGGTCATAAAGGCCGTATACACGCCGTAGGCCACGCCGGACATGGTGGCTACCGCCATACCCCGACGCCGGAACTGCCCGGCGAGTTTTCTTTTAGCCTCAAAAACCGTGGCGTTTGCACCAGCCGTGGCCGTGCTGCAGTGTACCGCTTGATCCATGGCACTCTCCTTGATGCAGGGATGATATCGCTACTTGTAGATAGTCTAAGGTTCCCCCGCGGAGGAAGGTCAATGCGGTGCGCAGTAAAAATATGGCCTTGCGGGAAAAAAATCGATCCTCCCCCTACATTCCCCGATCCCTGACATGACTTTCTATACAGCAACACAAAAGGCGATTGCGGCAAAATTGCAAAGAATTCAGTATACATTTTCTGATTGGTTGTTCAATCATAAATTTCCCTCCAGGGGTCCGACAACTTTTTTTTGAAAAAAAGATTCCAAACCCCTTGACCTTCCCCCACAGGGGAAAGGTTACAACGTAATCATGCTCTTCTCTCGTCCTTACGAAAGGAGTGCGCAACACAATAACAGCAGCGGAGCCGTTATGCAGTATAGAGGTGAAGAAGCTCTGGGCCTTATTGAAACATTGGGCATGGTTCCCGCTATCTATGGTGCGGACAGCATGCTCAAGGCCGCCGATGTGGAACTGGTCGGCTACGAAAACGTGGGCTCCACCCTGGTGACCATCATGGTCAAGGGCGACGTGGCGGCCGTGCGCGCCTCCGTGGCCGCCGGAGCCGCAGCAGCTGCCTCTGTGGGCAAGCTCACAGCGCAGAACGTCATGCCCCGCCCCGTGCGCGGCGTGGGCGGCATTGTCAGAGTCCACGCGCTGGACGCCGTGCCGGAAGACGACCCCGGCCTGCGCGCCCTGGGCATGATAGAAACCTTTGGCATTGTCTTTCTGATGGAAGGGGCCGATGCCATGATCAAGGCTGCGGACGTGGAGCTCATCGGCTACGAAAACGTGGCTTCAGGCTACTGCTCCGCCTTGACGCAAGGGGATGTGGCCGCCTGTGAAGCCGCAGTGGCGGCCGGCGTCAGCGCCGTGCACGCCATGGGCGCAGAGGTATACAGCCGCTGCGTCATCCCTACTCCCCACCCGCATCTTGTCAAGCTGGTCAGAAGGTACGTGCTGCCGTAAGGCCCGGCCGGAGGACTCATGATAGGCGACAAAGACCTCATTTCCATGCAGCAGGCCCGCATTTTGGCCGAAAATGCCGCCGCAGCGCAAAAAAAGCTGGCCGCCATGCCCCAGGAAGCCCTGGACGCCATGGTAGAAACCATGGCCGACGCAGTGGAAGCCCAGGCGCAGTCCCTGGCCGTCATGAGTCAGGAAGAGAGCGACTGCGGCGTATGGCAGGACAAGCTGGTTAAAATTTTGTTTGTCTGCCGCCGGGTGCGCCAAAGCCTGCGCGGCCTGCGCTGTGTGGGACCCCTGCGGGAGGATCCCGCCTCCGGCATTCAGGAAGTGGGGGTGCCGCTGGGCGTCATCGCGGCCCTCTGCCCGGTGACAAGCCCCATCTCCACCGCCATCTGCAACGCCCTTCTGGCCATAAAATCCGGCAATGCCATTGTTTTTTCTTTGCATCCGCGCGCGCTGGAAAGCATGCGCACGGCTCTGGACGTGCTCTGCGCCGCCGGGCGCGCGCAAGGCATGCCCGAAGGGGCCGTATCCTATATGGATATAGTGGCCAAAAGCGGCACGCAAGAGCTTATGCGCCACCCTGATGTGGCCCTGGTCTTGGTTACCGGCGTGCTGGGCATGTTCCCAACCGCGCGCGCCAGCGGCAAGCCCCTTATTTATGGCGGCACGGGCAACGGCCCGGCCTTTATCGAGCGTAGCGCCAGGCTGGAAACCGCCGTGGCGGACATCCTGGCCAGCAAGGCTTTTGACAACGGCCTGGCCCCTTCGGCCGAGCAGTGCGTCATTGTGGACGGCTGCGTGGAACCGCGGGTGCGCCGGGCCTTTCAGGACCGTGGCGGCTATTTCATGAGCCCTGAAGAAGCCGATGCCGTGATTGCCGTGCTCTTTCACGCCGACGGCCGTCGGCGGCGGCACATGGTGGGCCAGTCCGCCCAGGCTTTGGCGCAAAAAGCCGGCTTCGTTCCGCCTCAGGATACGCGCGTACTGCTGGCCCCGCGCCTTTACGTCGCCGGAGCCGACCCCTATACCCGCGAACTGCTTACGCCCGTGCTGGGCTACTATGTGGAGCCGGACTGGCGCCACGCCTGTGAAAAATGCCTGGAGCTGCTCTTGCAGGAGCGCCACGCCCAAACCCTGACCATCCACAGTCAGGACGCCGAAGTCATCCGCCAGTTCGCCCTCAAAAAGCCTGTGGCCCGGCTGCTGGTCAATACCGGGGCCGCCTTCGGCGGCATGGGCCTCACCACCAACCTCACCCCCGCCATGACGCAGGGCAGCGGCATCGCGGGTTACGGCATCACGTCGGACAATATTTCGCCCTACAACCTTATCTACCGCCGCACGGTGGGGTACGGCGTGCGCGGCCTGGACTGTCTGGCGGACTTTGCCGCGCCGCAAAGCGCAAATCCTGCGCCCCCCACGCAGGAAGACCCTCTGGAACTTTTGCGCGCCGTGTTGCGCCGCGCGCTGGAAACAGCGCCCGCGCCCCGCGGCCGTACACGCCCCTGACCCGCACCCATGGAGGATACAAGTGGACCTGCACGAATTTTCCCAAAAAATAGCGGAAGTCGCCAATAGCCTTTCCCCGGACGAACGCCGGCAACTGCGTGAGCTTTTTGCCCACACCGCCCCAACGGGCGCCATGGCCGCCGCGCACGCATCCGCTGCTGCGCTTGCCCCCGCAGCGGCGGGCACGGGTGTGCCCGAAGGGCCCACCCGCCGCCATGTGCTGCTGAAGGAAAACTACCTCAAACAACAGCCCAGCATCACCATCCACCGCGCCCGGGCCATTACCAAAATCGACAGAGAAAACCCCGGCATGCCGCGTATTCTGCTGCGCGCCAAGGCCTTCCGCTACTGCTGCGAAACAGCCCCTCTGGTCATTCAGGACCACGAGCTCATCGTGGGCGCGCCCAATGGCGCGCCGCGCGCCGGAGCTTTTTCGCCGGACATTTCCTGGCGCTGGCTCAGGGACGAGCTGGAAACCATTGCCAACCGCCCGCAAGACCCTTTTCACCTTGCGGAGGAAGATAAAAAAGTTCTGCTGGAAGAGATCTTCCCCTACTGGGAAGGAAAATCTGTGGACGAATACTGCGAGGCGCAGTACCGCGAAGCCGGTTTGTGGGAACTTTCGGGCGAATCCTTTGTTTCCGACTGCTCCTACCACGCCCTTAACGGCGGCGGCGACTCCAACCCCGGCTACGATGTCATCCTCATGAAAAAAGGCATGCTGGACATCCAGCGCGAGGCCCGCGAGCATCTGGCCCAGCTGGACTACGACAAGCCCAAAGACATCGACAAAATCTACTTCTACAAATCGGT
This portion of the Desulfovibrio legallii genome encodes:
- a CDS encoding BMC domain-containing protein; protein product: MIETFGIVFLMEGADAMIKAADVELIGYENVASGYCSALTQGDVAACEAAVAAGVSAVHAMGAEVYSRCVIPTPHPHLVKLVRRYVLP